The following are from one region of the bacterium genome:
- the secD gene encoding protein translocase subunit SecD has translation MSQGWKWRLGSIGAATLLGFLFVLPSLLPDGVTPPSFMPQKRIAKGLDLQGGLHLELKVQTEKAVENSLNRTAEDISKALRDERVRVRGVDVTPASIVLAVRGEDGGKKVVELLEKRFGNLKVDGRTTEGEDEKFVLSYTDDEKKSIEQYAIDQGIETIRNRIDQFGVAEPVIVPRGNGEILIQLPGLGTLSADTVSGWLSDKMAKDGVAGEVKAGGTDIEVTFPSESVADSIVADATGRFVGLVREKREVMPDGKVKVLFALATSKRAKKLIGQTAQLEFRLLNEETPVETAMSTGTPAGSEILYGKKKIDIRTGNEVGTAPAYLVQKRVIMTGEVVQNAMMNVDQNRAEYYVLMEFDKRGEQIFGDVTSANVGKRLAILLDGVVQSAPVIREAILGGRASISGTFTRDEARDLAIALRSGSLPAPVEVLQEIEVGASLGADSIAAGKMASSMSLLLIVAFMIFYYRWSGFIADLALITNMIIMLGLLAAVGATLTLPGIAGLALTMGMAVDANVLILERIREELRIGKSVLNAIESGYDKAFSTIIDSNLTTLVAAVVLYFMGSGPVKGFAVTLSLGMVSSIFTAIVFTRGCYEWYLSKRSVKRLSI, from the coding sequence ATGTCCCAGGGTTGGAAATGGCGTCTGGGTTCAATCGGCGCGGCTACCCTTTTGGGTTTCCTGTTCGTCCTGCCGAGCCTTCTGCCCGACGGCGTGACGCCGCCGTCGTTCATGCCGCAAAAACGCATCGCCAAAGGGCTCGACCTCCAGGGCGGCCTTCACCTCGAATTGAAGGTGCAGACCGAAAAGGCGGTGGAAAACTCCCTTAACCGCACCGCCGAGGATATCTCCAAGGCCCTTCGCGACGAGCGGGTGCGCGTGCGCGGTGTTGACGTGACTCCGGCCAGCATCGTCCTTGCCGTGCGCGGGGAAGACGGCGGCAAAAAGGTGGTCGAGCTTCTGGAGAAGCGGTTCGGCAACCTGAAGGTCGATGGAAGGACCACCGAGGGCGAGGATGAGAAGTTCGTCCTCTCCTACACCGACGACGAGAAGAAATCGATCGAGCAGTACGCCATCGACCAGGGCATAGAGACGATACGAAACCGCATCGACCAGTTCGGCGTGGCCGAGCCGGTAATCGTCCCCAGGGGCAACGGCGAGATTCTCATCCAGCTCCCCGGCCTCGGGACTCTCTCCGCCGACACCGTTTCGGGCTGGCTCAGCGATAAAATGGCCAAGGACGGCGTCGCGGGCGAGGTAAAGGCTGGCGGAACCGACATAGAAGTCACCTTCCCCAGCGAATCCGTCGCCGATTCTATCGTTGCGGACGCTACCGGCAGGTTCGTCGGCCTCGTCCGCGAAAAGCGCGAGGTCATGCCGGACGGCAAGGTCAAGGTCCTCTTCGCGCTGGCCACCAGCAAGCGGGCGAAAAAGCTCATCGGCCAGACGGCTCAGCTTGAGTTTCGCCTGCTGAACGAAGAGACCCCCGTCGAGACCGCCATGTCTACCGGAACTCCCGCGGGTTCCGAGATACTCTACGGCAAGAAGAAGATCGACATCCGCACCGGCAACGAAGTCGGGACGGCCCCGGCCTACCTGGTTCAAAAGCGCGTCATCATGACCGGCGAAGTGGTTCAGAACGCGATGATGAACGTGGACCAGAACCGCGCCGAGTATTACGTCCTCATGGAGTTCGACAAGCGCGGCGAGCAGATCTTCGGCGACGTAACCAGCGCCAACGTCGGCAAGCGGCTGGCCATACTGCTCGACGGAGTGGTGCAGTCCGCCCCCGTCATCCGCGAGGCGATTCTCGGCGGAAGGGCCTCCATCAGCGGCACCTTCACCCGCGACGAGGCGAGAGACCTCGCCATCGCCCTGCGCTCCGGCTCTCTGCCCGCGCCCGTGGAGGTGTTGCAGGAGATCGAGGTCGGAGCCTCCCTCGGAGCCGACTCCATCGCCGCAGGCAAGATGGCCTCGTCGATGTCGCTACTCCTCATCGTCGCCTTCATGATCTTCTACTACAGATGGTCAGGTTTCATCGCCGACCTCGCCCTTATCACCAACATGATAATCATGCTGGGGCTTCTGGCGGCGGTCGGCGCGACCCTCACCCTTCCCGGCATCGCCGGTCTCGCCCTCACTATGGGCATGGCGGTTGACGCGAACGTTCTGATACTCGAACGAATACGTGAGGAACTGCGCATAGGAAAGTCGGTCCTTAACGCCATCGAAAGCGGCTACGACAAGGCTTTCTCGACGATTATCGACTCCAACCTCACCACCCTCGTCGCCGCGGTTGTCCTCTACTTCATGGGGAGCGGCCCGGTAAAGGGCTTCGCGGTAACTCTCTCCCTCGGCATGGTTTCAAGTATCTTCACCGCGATCGTCTTCACACGCGGATGCTACGAGTGGTATCTCTCGAAGCGTTCGGTGAAGCGTCTCAGCATATAA
- the yajC gene encoding preprotein translocase subunit YajC — protein sequence MFAFLVDTAHAMGAPTQQGGEAQNPIMSFIPLILIFVIFYFMLIRPQQKRLKEHKAMLASVQRGDDVVTTGGIMGKVTALADDSLTIEIAKDVRVKIKRDAVVSIDKATKEKSE from the coding sequence ATGTTTGCTTTTTTGGTCGATACCGCGCACGCAATGGGCGCCCCGACGCAGCAGGGGGGCGAAGCCCAGAACCCGATAATGTCCTTTATTCCGCTGATCCTCATCTTCGTAATCTTCTACTTCATGCTGATCCGGCCCCAGCAAAAGCGCCTGAAGGAACACAAGGCGATGCTCGCGTCGGTCCAGCGCGGGGACGATGTCGTCACCACCGGCGGGATAATGGGCAAGGTCACGGCGCTGGCCGACGACAGCCTCACCATAGAGATCGCCAAGGATGTCCGCGTGAAGATCAAGAGAGACGCCGTCGTCTCGATTGACAAGGCGACCAAGGAAAAATCCGAGTAA
- a CDS encoding tRNA guanosine(34) transglycosylase Tgt, whose protein sequence is MEDFRPSFNLLGRDGETGARRGRLSLLHGTVETPAFMPVGTLGTVKAMTPEEVEALGAEIILSNTYHLYLRPGHEVIRELGGLHRFMNWKRPILTDSGGYQVFSLNDLRKISEEGVDFRSHLDGSSHMLTPEKVVGIQEALGSDVMMVLDECPPHPSTRDYLEKSLALTNRWAKRSLSARKRPELALFAIIQGGMEPDLRRKAAEELSAMGFDGYAVGGLSVGEGQELMLSTLDAVTPHMPVEKPRYLMGVGTPSDIVEAVARGIDMFDCVLPTRNARNGMFFTSQGKIAIKTARFERDKAPPDTACGCYTCSNYSRAYVRHLYRSGEILASRLITLHNLYYYQNLMKRIRQAAGEGRYGEFLREFRSGPESLNERGTSV, encoded by the coding sequence ATGGAAGACTTTAGGCCATCTTTTAATCTGCTTGGCCGCGACGGCGAAACCGGCGCGCGGCGCGGGCGTCTTTCCCTCCTCCACGGGACGGTGGAGACACCCGCCTTCATGCCGGTGGGGACGCTGGGGACGGTGAAGGCAATGACGCCGGAGGAGGTGGAGGCGCTGGGGGCCGAGATAATCCTCTCCAATACCTACCATCTCTACCTGCGCCCCGGCCACGAGGTGATAAGGGAGCTTGGCGGCCTCCACAGGTTCATGAACTGGAAGCGCCCCATCCTGACCGACTCAGGCGGCTATCAGGTGTTCAGCCTCAACGACCTTCGCAAGATCTCCGAGGAGGGGGTCGATTTCCGCTCCCATCTGGACGGCTCCTCCCACATGCTCACCCCTGAAAAAGTCGTAGGAATTCAGGAGGCGCTGGGGTCGGACGTTATGATGGTGCTCGACGAATGCCCGCCTCACCCCTCCACCCGCGACTACCTCGAAAAGTCCCTCGCGCTCACCAACCGCTGGGCAAAGCGCTCGCTTTCGGCGAGAAAACGTCCCGAACTGGCCCTTTTCGCGATCATCCAGGGGGGAATGGAGCCCGATTTGCGCCGGAAGGCCGCCGAAGAGCTTTCGGCGATGGGCTTTGACGGCTACGCAGTGGGCGGTCTCTCGGTCGGAGAGGGGCAGGAGCTCATGCTTTCGACTCTCGACGCCGTCACTCCCCACATGCCGGTGGAAAAACCCCGGTATCTGATGGGTGTCGGCACCCCTTCCGACATCGTGGAGGCAGTGGCGAGGGGCATCGACATGTTCGACTGCGTGCTCCCGACCCGGAACGCCCGCAATGGAATGTTCTTTACATCACAGGGCAAAATTGCTATAAAAACCGCGCGATTCGAGCGGGATAAGGCGCCTCCGGACACGGCTTGCGGCTGCTACACCTGTAGCAATTACTCACGCGCCTACGTGCGTCATCTTTACAGGTCGGGAGAGATTTTGGCTTCCCGCCTTATCACCCTCCACAATTTGTATTACTATCAAAACCTCATGAAGCGCATCCGGCAGGCCGCCGGGGAGGGGCGCTACGGTGAGTTTTTGCGGGAATTTAGGTCCGGCCCCGAAAGCTTGAACGAACGCGGAACTTCGGTTTAG